The Salinibaculum sp. SYNS191 genome has a window encoding:
- a CDS encoding RAD55 family ATPase: MDRLPFGINRLDQLIQGGAPTGSVVLLSGEAGAGAREFMYTAAVMNGLAGRGGDLFDLHYGDLHERARPPEEIHYISFTAEEPQLREEIATTMDDDIAAEGLEQVSFRSLSRQFFHVSPVPRTWYAEETPNIQNMAKRHEDREGLLSALGTALSERAPGNLVVIDSLSDLLTTLGETLEWSDVGYLVKGLQKAAYEWDGLILLHVNDETLSDIRHGQLVDACSGTLRFRWESGGSTRARTLVVKQFRGVLSQIESENIVQFETELGDAGFDISDVRKIR, encoded by the coding sequence ATGGACCGCCTACCCTTCGGCATCAACCGACTGGACCAGCTGATTCAGGGGGGCGCACCGACTGGCAGCGTCGTCCTGCTGTCGGGCGAGGCCGGCGCGGGTGCGCGGGAGTTCATGTACACTGCAGCCGTCATGAACGGCCTGGCGGGCCGGGGCGGCGACCTCTTCGACCTGCACTACGGCGACCTCCACGAGCGGGCGCGCCCGCCGGAGGAGATTCACTACATCTCCTTCACCGCGGAGGAGCCACAGCTCAGAGAGGAGATAGCCACGACGATGGACGACGACATCGCCGCGGAGGGGCTGGAGCAGGTGTCGTTCCGGTCCCTCTCCCGGCAGTTCTTCCACGTCAGCCCGGTGCCGCGTACCTGGTACGCCGAGGAGACGCCGAACATCCAGAACATGGCCAAGCGCCACGAGGACCGGGAGGGACTGCTGAGCGCACTCGGCACGGCGCTCAGCGAGCGCGCCCCGGGCAACCTCGTCGTCATCGACTCGCTGTCGGACCTGCTGACGACGCTCGGCGAGACACTGGAGTGGTCGGACGTCGGCTACCTCGTGAAGGGCCTCCAGAAGGCGGCCTACGAGTGGGACGGCCTCATCCTGTTGCACGTCAACGACGAGACGCTCTCGGACATCCGCCACGGACAGCTCGTCGACGCCTGTAGCGGGACGTTGCGCTTCCGGTGGGAGTCCGGCGGGAGCACGCGGGCGCGGACGCTCGTCGTCAAGCAGTTCCGCGGGGTGCTCTCCCAGATAGAGTCCGAGAACATCGTCCAGTTCGAGACGGAACTGGGCGACGCGGGCTTCGACATCAGCGACGTCCGCAAGATACGCTGA